From Plasmodium brasilianum strain Bolivian I chromosome 5, whole genome shotgun sequence, the proteins below share one genomic window:
- a CDS encoding fam-l protein, translated as MEQKLMLFLFTKISTFILLSWICYFFNDINCLNKNLDEKWNLCRKLNIRIYRILAKYKHYKDSSNSNQKEEMQISEVKKEENIYNNKKGTNGKHKKSCRNSLYNGKYGKNIEKNISGIPKTKKYSIFEKKIFKELYYEDYVKNIKSIEYEEYKKLARRKRRIRIALLLLFFMVLAIPILDISLEKITEGGLLGLLHLLYPTGTDTNPLSGIEGHLDSLLSQGTWNILGKICASTTFIYGVPFLIFVVIFILGMVYYYKKVIKYENTKFRKKLNLK; from the exons atggaaCAAAAACTTATGTTGTTCttatttactaaaatttCAACGTTTATACTTTTATCTTGGATATGTTACTTTTTCAATGACATA aactgtttaaataaaaatttggaTGAAAAATGGAATCTTTGTAGAAAATTAAACATAAGAATTTATCGAATATTGGCgaaatataaacattataaGGATTCAAGTAATTCAAATCAGAAAGAAGAAATGCAAATTAGTGAagtgaaaaaagaagaaaatatatataataataaaaaaggaacaaatggaaaacataaaaagtCATGTAGAAATTCACTATATAATGGGAAATACGGTAAGAATATcgagaaaaatatatctgGTATAcctaaaacaaaaaaatatagcatttttgaaaaaaaaatttttaaagaactTTATTATGAAGATTACgttaaaaatatcaaatcTATTGAATATgaggaatataaaaaactagCCCGTAGAAAGCGAAGAATTCGAATTGCTTtacttttgttatttttcatGGTATTGGCAATACCTATATTAGATATTTCACTAGAGAAAATTACAGAAGGTGGATTGTTAGGCTTATTACACTTGTTGTATCCAACTGGAACTGATACAAATCCTCTGTCTGGGATAGAGGGACACTTAGATTCATTGTTAAGCCAAGGCACATGGAATATTTTAGGAAAAATATGTGCATCAACTACCTTCATTTATGGTGTACCTTTCCTTATATttgttgttatatttatattaggaATGGTTTACTACTacaaaaaagttataaaatatgaaaatacaaagttcagaaaaaaattaaatttgaaGTAA